The genome window GCATTATACAAGGCGAAGCAGTCAGGTAGAAATTGTATCTGTGTCGTTAGAGGGTTGTCTGAAAAAATAATTAAATAAATTATCAGACTGTAGCCAAACTCAAAAAAAAAATTTCTTTAATTAATAGGTTTATCATCATAGCGTGGGGTTGATTTCCGTTCCGACTGGTCGCTTTGTAGCTGGCGCTTTGCTTTCGCTACAGAAAACATTTGCCGCTGACGCTTCGCTTTCGCGCAGAGCTTCCTGGGGGCGTCCGATGAGCCGCTTCACTCCAGCAGCACCGATGTTGGTCACGAAGGCGTTATCACAGGACGTGATGGTTTTAGCCTTCGTTCCTCTATTGCTGATCCTCAAGGAGTCGCCCAGCCGGAACGAAGATCAACTTATATACAGAGCATACGTTTTAACAAATGTCATTCCCGTTTGATGATAGGCCAATTAATAGATAAATAAGACAGTTGATTTCCATTACTGGCGGGATGAATACAAGGTAGAAAAAAGATAAAAGGCATCGAGAGTGACTTCTCGATGCCTTTTATCGGTGGCCTGAGTATGCTTTAAGGTGAAATCCTTGCACAATGATTCGTTCTGCTTAAAGCAAAATATGCATTTAGGAGAATCTTTATTGTAATTTAAAGTTCCACTGATATTGCATTAAATAACTCAGTTGTTTCGTGCTCTGGCAAAATACCAAGATCAGCTATCAAAGTACGTTTGAAGTTATTGTAAATCTTTACTGCATTTGCTCGATTATCCACGTCGATATAGTGCTTTATTAGCTGTTGAATGGTTTTATCGGAATATGGATTATGTTCTATCGTTAACAGTAAGATATGCTCTCGTTTTTTTACATCATTTATTGCTGTATAATGCTCTACTAAATCATGAAGTAAAAGAGTAAATTGGTTATTCATGAAATTGGCTTTACTAGTAATCCAGGGATAATCTAATGTGGCCATATATTCACCTTGATAGTTTTGTATTAGTGCCTCAGCCGTCTCTATATCAAGCTTTCCGGTCTCCATTTTTCTATTTAAAATATGCTCTAAGTCATGGGCATCACATTGAAAATCCTCTAGCTGCAAAATATAGCAGCCATTTGCATGCTGTATAACTTCTAAATAGCCCAATGCTGAAAGGGTAGTACGTAGATAAGAAACTGTTGTATGTAGCTGCACTCTTGCCTTTTTATATTCTGTCTCTGACCATAAAGCATCGATGATTGAATCGCGAGGTACAAGGCTATTAAGATTGGAAAAAAGAAAGGAAAATAATTCTTTTGTTTTAACCGTTCTCCAATGGACGGCTTTGTCATCGTGTAAGACAACGAATCCTCCGAAACATTGTATCGTAAGCGCAGGTTTATTTCGTATTAGAGTAGGAGTCGAGTTTTTTTCTAGGTGGAGGAGTTCTTGGATTCTATTAATTGTTGTCTCTAGACGAGCTTTTGAAATAGGCTTTAATAAATAGTCAAGGGAATGAATTTCAAATGCTTGGACAGCATAGTCTCGATACGCGGTGACAAATACGATATAGACATTTTTGTTCCATTCTTTTAATAACCGTGCAATTTCTAAACCGTTCATGCCAGGCATTTCAACATCTAAAAATGCTACTTGAAAATCCAAGCTTGGCCCCTCTGCAAGCAAATCTTTCGCAGTTGTAAAAGATTTAATGACCTCTATTGAATTAAATTCCTTTAACTTTTTCTCCATGTTTATAAGAGCTAATGGCTCATCATCCATTATTATCACTCGAATCAAAAAGGGCACCAACTTTCAAATATTAATTAACCTGAAGTAAGAAATTTAAAGTGAGATAGGTTAAATTGAAATATCAATAACTGACCCTTTATACGGATGTATAGCCACTTGCTGCTGTGGTAGATCTTCTAATAATTCGACAGCAGCAGCCGTATTTAGATTGAGTGCACTTTGCATAACACTCATTTGTACAGTATGTTGTAGCTCCATAATCTGAGAAGACATTATTGTATTAATTTCCACCCTACATTCCTCCTTTACCATATTATCGGCTTAAAATATTGATTTTCCAACGTATAAAAGTTGCAAATAAAGTTTCAGTAGTTTTTCCATAAAAATATTTGACCTGCTAAAAATATGATTGATGTTGTATATTTTTCCGTTTTTATAGTAATAATTCGTAATATCAGGTCCATTGTCCTGAATTATTAATTGCATTCTCTAGCATTGCTTGCATAAAAGAGCCTAACTCTAGTGTGCTAGCAGCAGAATGCAAAATTATAAATTATGGAGGTATTACAAATTATGAAGAAACAAGCATTAGCTTTAGCTGTAGCATTGACCTTGGGATTAAGTTCGTTTGCCAGTTCGTCATCTGCTGAGGACAAACTCGCTGTTATGCCATTCGACGCATTGTGGGGAATCTCGAAGATTTACAATTTAGCTATAGGCGAATTTGAATCGCTAAGCGAAATAGATCCGAAATGGTTTTATCCAGAGCAAAATTTAAATGCAGACGAAGCGAAAAATGAAAAATCGTTGAAAGACGAACATTTCGTTGAACACGGGGATACATTATTTGCAATTGCACGTGAAAATGATGTGGCAGTGGATGAATTAAAAGAATGGAATAACCTTACATCTGATTTAATTTATGTGGGCGAATCATTAGCCATCAAAGCATCGGCGGCAAAGCCTAAAACTTCCGTGAGCAAAACTAATAAGCTAGCAACAACTTCAAATACAAAAAAAGCAACAACATCAAGCACAACAACATCAAGTACAACAGCATCAAGTACAACAACAACAAGTGCTCCGGCAAATGATACAGGCAAAACGTTAACAATGCGAGCAACGGCCTATACAGCGTATTGTGAAGGGTGTTCGGGGATTACAGCAAATGGAACAGATATAAGATCTAATCCAAACTTAAAAGTAATTGCTGTAGATCCACGTGTAATTCCTCTTGGAACAAGAGTTTGGGTTGAAGGTTATGGTGAAGCAATCGCAGCAGATACTGGTGGAGCAATAAAAGGTAATAAAATTGACGTATTTATTCCTACCGAAGGACAAGCTCGTCAGTGGGGCGTCAAAAGTGTAACTGTAAAAATTTTAAATTAATGTGATTAGAAGGGTGTCTCCTTAAGTTGGAGATATCCTTTTATTTTGCATTGTTTTTAAGAATCAACATGGACTAAAAGCCAAGTCTACGAAGTTTACTCCATAACCAATAATTCGCAAAATTCTAATGAAATTGCATAAGTGGAAGGATTGTTGGCAACCATCTGAAATAGAGGAGGAATTTTTATGAAAAAAATGAGCTTAATAATTATTTCTTTATTAGTATTTGTCGGCGGTTGTGGTTTCTTTGAAAAGAAGGAGCAAAAAGTGGCAGTTAACGCAAATTCAGCACCAACTGCAACCGCGAAAGTAATTGGTAAAAATAATGAAAGCTATGGAAATGCATATTTTGAGGAAGAGGATAATGGGGTTAAGATGACACTCGCATTATCAGGATTGCCAGCAGGAAAACACGGCATTCATATTCATTCCGTTGGGAAGTGTGAACCACCAACGTTTGAATCGGCAGGTCCACATTTTAATCCAACGAGTAAAGAGCATGGGAAGGATAATCCTAAGGGATATCATTTAGGAGATCTTCCGAATTTAGAAGTTGGTGAAGATGGTAATGTGGATTTGAATTTCTTAGCTGAAGGGCTAACATTAGAAAAAGATGCTGCCAACTCATTGTTGCGTGAAGGAGGCACTACATTAATCATTCATGAGTCAGAGGACGATTATAAAACAGATCCTTCCGGTAACTCTGGTGCTAGAATTGCTTGTGGCATTATTCAATAAGGAAAATGAATCGACTGTATCTGAAGTAAGTCACTTTAGATATAGTTTTTTTATTTTGAGAGAGAAAATCGACAATAAATTAATTTTCCGAAATCATTCATTTTTGATTCATCCCTAAAAGTGGGGAGGATATTTGTTAAAACGTATGCCGTGTATATAAGTTGATTGGAGTTGAGGCTGGACGGACTTCCTGGAAATCAGCAGTAGAGGAACGAAGGCTAAAACCATCACGACCTGTGATAACGCCTTCGTGACCAACATCGGTGCTGTTGGTGCTGCCGCTACGCTTTCGCACAGACAAAACCTTTTGCTGTCGCTGCGCTTTCGCACAAACAAAACCCTCTACTGTTGCTGTCGCTGCGCTTTCGCACAAACAAAACCCTCTGCTGCCGCTACGCTTTCGCGCAAAAAACATCTGTTGGCCCCAGACCCTCGAGCGGAAGCGAAGTAGCTCATCGGACACCTTCAGGAAGGCGCCCAGTCGGAACGGAAATCGACCTCGCGCTATGGTGATGAACCAAGTAGAAGGTCTTTTTTATAATGAAACATGCATTTTTTATACATTTTGTAACGAAATTTATTTTCTTGAAAAAAGAATTTAATAGTCTAATGTAGATAAAATTAGGGTGAATAAGTAATTAATGAAATCCCTAAATAGTTGTTATTTAAGAGAAATAGTATAATTATAAAAGACTGAATTTACTATAAATAGATTGACATTATTATACTATATTTGATAATTTTAAATAGATTATTATTTTTAACCAAGGGGGAAGGTTACTGTGAAGAAAAAACAATTAAGGTTATTAATGCTATTAAGTGCCTTTGCGCTATTGATTTTAGCTGCGTGTGGGTCTGATAGTGGAACAAGTTCAAAGGACGCGGATAAGGGCGAATCGACAGCATCTGATAAGCCAAAGTTTTTAAACTTATTAACAGGTGGAACACAAGGTACTTACTATGCACTAGGTGGTACGTTTGCTGATCTAATTACTAAAGAAACAGACATTAAAACAACTGCTGAAGTATCTCAAGCTTCTGCTGCCAACATGACGGCTTTGCAAGAAGGTAAAGGTGAAATTGCTTTTGTACAATCAGATATTGCTTATTATGCAACTGAAGGAAAACTAATGTTTGATGGCAAAAAAATCGATAAAATTGCTGCGTTAGGTGCACTTTATCCAGAAACAGTACAATTAGTAACGACTGAAGCATCAGGTATTAAATCATATGCTGATTTAAAAAGGGAAAAGGTTTCTGTAGGTGCGCCAGGTTCTGGAACTTACGCAAATGCTGAACAGTTACTTGAAATTCATGGCTTAACAATGGATGACATTAAAGCACAAAATCTTGATTTTGGTGAGTCTACTGACGGTCTTCAATCAGGCCAAATTGATGCAGCGTTTATTACTGCAGGTACGCCAACAGGTGCTGTTGAGGCATTAAATGCAACAACTAAAGTAAATATTATCGGTGTAGATGCTGGTAAGGCAGATGAGTTAATCGCTAAATACCCTTACTATGCAAAAGATACAGTAAAAGCTGGTACTTATGGTATTGCAAACGATACTGAAACTGTTTCAGTACTTGCAATGCTAGCAGTGACAAAAGATCTTTCAGAAGATGTTGTTTATTCAATGACAAAAGCTATTTATGATAACACAGATAAAATTTCCCACGCTAAAGGAGAGTTTATCAAAGTGGAAACAGGTTTAGAGGGTATTAGTATTGATGTTCACCCAGGTGCTCAAAAATACTTTGATGAAAATAAATAACAGAACATTCGGAGTTTAAATTCAGCTTTTATCAAACTAAAGCTTATAACGAGTAAAAAGTTATTTTTTAAAAAATACGAAAGGGCTCGGTTGCGTAAAGCTTCGAGTCTCTTTTTTCCTTTAAGTCGTGAGTATTAGCGAATAGCTTTTTAAGTGGGGGAACAGATGTAATGCGAAAGAGGAAATTAATAATTGTTTTAACTTTTTTATTTATTTGCTTTAGTATAGTCATTTTTCTTCCTCTTCAAAAGGTATTCGCATTTACGGAAACACGTATAGATCATCCAATATTGCATTATATACCACTTACAGCTGAGGATACATTTCAAATCAGATACACTCATTCCATCCATAAATCGGATGTACTTGAACATTATAAACGCGTGGATGGAACACGTATTCAAATGTTAGGGATGGAGTATGAAGATTTAGCAATTGGCATGCCAAGCTTTGCAGAGAAAAATCAAACATTAACAAAACGAGATGGTAAATATTATTTGCAATTCGACAATGAGGTTATTGAAAATTTTACAATATACATTGGCGATTTAGATTTAGATCTTGTATTAAGATATGAGCAGTATGAATATGATTTAAAAAAAGATTTACAAAGGGGAAAATCCTATTTATTTGAGGTAAAGCGCTTATCCCTTTATGAACAATGGAAAGGAGTAAGGATGAAATGACGACACAGCAAAAATCAAACAACGAAGAAGTAAAAAAAGAAGAATTTGAGCAAATATCTGCTGAAGAGCAACAAGCAATACTAGAGAAATATGATATTGAATCGAATGTGCGAACGATATCAGGCATCATGAAGCATGTCATTTTCTTTGGGTTACTAGCATTTTCATTGTTCCAACTCTATACAGCAATTTACGGCCAATTCCCAGCGCAAATCCAGCGTACTATACATTTAGGTTTTGGTTTGACTCTTATTTTCTTACTATTCCCTGCTCGGAAAAAAGCAGCAAAGCATAAAATCGCATGGTTCGATTATATTTTAGCGGTATTATCCATTGTAGTAGGTTCGTATTGGACAATGAATTATACAGAGCTTGTTAATAGTAATGGTACCATTACACCAATAGACTTTATCATTGGTTTAATAGCCGTCGGATTGGTACTTGAGGCAGCTCGACGTGCAGTAGGTTTACCGATTACAATCATTGCTATATGTTTCTTAATTTACGCATACTTCGGGCCGTATTTCCCAGATTTTATGGCACACAGAGGGCAGGATTTAGAGAGCATTGTTAATCTCATGTATTTTACAACAGATGGGATTTTTGGAACACCGATTAGTGTTTCTGCCACATTTATTTTTGTGTTTTTACTCTTTGGTGCATTCCTTGTCAAAACAGGTGTTGGTCAATACTTTAATGATTTAGCAGTAGCTCTAGCAGGTAAATTAATTGGTGGTCCTGCAAAAGTAGCGGTATTTTCTAGTGCCCTTCAAGGGACGATTTCCGGAAGCTCCGTAGCGAATGTTGTAACATCTGGATCATATACGATTCCGATGATGAAAAAGCTTGGCTACCGTAAAGAGTTCGCGGGTGCAGTTGAGGCAGCAGCTTCTACTGGTGGGCAGTTAATGCCTCCGATTATGGGTGCTGCAGCGTTTCTAATGGTTGAGTTTATTGGACGCGGCATTACGTATTGGGATATTGCCAAGGCAGCAGCGATACCTGCGCTGCTGTATTTTACAGGTATTTGGATTATGACTCACTTCGAAGCGAAGCGCGTAGGTTTAAAAGGTTTACGTGATGATCAAATGCCAAATCGTCGAGAGGTATTTAAGAAAATCTACCTCCTATTACCGATTATTTCCATTATCGTTTTAATGTTAACAGGTACACCAGTAATGCATGCTGCACTATACGGTATTCTTATTTCTATTGGTGTAGCTATGTTCGATAAGAAAACACGTTTAAAACCAAAGGATATTATTGATGCATTGGTTGAAGGGGCTCGTACGGCACTTGGCGTCGTAGCGGCAACAGCTTGCGCGGGTATTATCGTAGGTGTTGTTGTGAAAACAGGTTTAGGCTTAAGTTTAGCTAATAGTTTAGTAGCTTTGGCTGGTGGTAGTATTATTTTAACGCTGATTTTTGTCATGATTGCTTCCTTAATTCTTGGAATGGGGGCTCCGACGACAGCAAACTATGTCATTACGTCAACAATTGCTGCTCCAGCAATCGTGGCATTATTATCGCCAAATACACCGCAGGAATTAGTACCTGTAGTTGTATTATTATCGGCACACTTCTTTGTATTCTACTTTGGTATTATTGCTGATATAACACCACCTGTTGCACTTGCAGCTTTTGCGGCTTCAGGAATCTCTGGTGGAGATCCGATTAAAACAGGTATAAACTCAGCGAAGCTTGCTATTGCAGCGTTTATTATTCCGTATATGATTGTATTTTCACCTGCATTGCTAATGATTGATACAACTATACCTGAAATTATATGGGTAGTCTTCACGGCCATTACAGGAATGGTAGCCATAGGTGCGGGAGTAATCGGTTACTGGTATCGCAAAATGCTTTGGTTTGAACGCATTATTGCGATTGCATCTGGTTTACTTCTGATCTATCCAGAAAAATTCTCGGATTGGGCAGGTTTAGCCATCTTTATTGCAATGTTTGTTATCCAATACGTAACACAGCGTAAAGGTAACGATGATGACAATCAAAATAGTAATACTAGTGTTACAGCTTAGGCCCGCCGTAATATTAACTAATAAGAATCTGCTCATTTTCTGAGTTAGTAAGTGCATGCCTTGTTTGTCTACAAGGAATTTGCTTAACTTACAAGCTGCGGAAACGAGTAGATTCTTTTTCTTTTGCGGTTGAAGACGAAAGTAGAATAAGAAGTACATACATAACTTAGCGCTAAATTTCAATAAAAATGATTATCATAATATGTTCAAAAGTGAACAAAGATTGATTTGCATCTTTTTCTGGAGATTTTTTTTGCTTAATAAGCAAGAATCATTAAGAGATAAAAGGGTGCCTACTTTTTTTAGAAATAGAATGGTTTGCCAATACTCATTGAAAATCATTCAAATCAAGTGTGAATTTTCAAACTCATTAATTTCAAATTCACTATTATCAAATCTTGCTAGAAAAGTAACAAAAGTTGATTTTTATTCTTTTGAAAAATGCTATAAAATAGGCTGTTGCAAGAGATGAAAAGTAAAAAAAGACTTAAAAGAGGGAAAATATGTTTAAAGAAGTTCAATTTGAGGTATAGGTTTAGTGTAAAAAGTAAATAATTTTGTATTTGTGGTAATAGTAGTGATACTTCTAAGTATTTCTTTTTCATCTATTGCTAAATCATAAATCTATATGTTGAAAGGAGTTTCTAAATGAAAAAAGCCTTTTTATTATTAGCTGCCACGCTTTTAGTGTTTTCTCAATTGTCATTGGGTAGTGTGTCTGTTTATGCGACAAGCAATGGTGAAAATAATATTGTAATGCCGAATGATCAGAAAAATGAGAACGAAGGATCAAACAACGAAGATGAAACGGCCACTTCAAGTGATAATGATTATATAACAAAGAGTGTGGACGGCGGTATTGCCATTACTGGGTATACCGGTGAATCAACGGATATAGTTATTCCCGATGTGATTAAAGGACAACGAGTTGTAGCAATTGAAGAAAAAGCATTTAATGAGAAGGGATTAACAAGTGTAAAGATTCCATCAACAGTTACATCGATTAAAAATAATGCATTCTCTAATAATTTATTAACAAGTGTAGAAATACCTTCAAGTGTTACAACGATGGAGGTCGGCGCATTTTATGAAAATCAATTAACAAGTGTAACGATTCCCGAAGATATTCCAGTGATAGAAGCAATGGTTTTTGCTAATAATCAATTAACAAGCGTAGAAATTCCATCGAGTGTTACATCGATTCAGAATTATGCATTTACGAATAACCGATTAACGCGCGTAGATATTTCATCAAACGTAACATCGATAGGGACTGGCGCGTTTTTTATCAATCAATTAACAACTGTAGAGATTCCATCAAGTGTTATTGCGATTGAAGCGGAGGCATTTGCTCGTAACGAATTGACACATGTTACTATTCCATCAAGTGTTCAAACGATTGGAGAACTGGCATTTTATCAAAACCGAATTATTAAGTTAGAGTTCGAGCAAGATCCCTCATCAAATCTTAAAACGATAGGTGAAAAGGCATTTAGGAAAAATCAAATACCTAGTGTAAAGATTCCGTCAAGTGTTGCAACGATAGAAGAAGCGGCCTTTTCTTATAATCAATTAACAAATGTTGAGTTTGACTACGGGGCTTCATCGAATCTAAAAGAGATAGGGAAATACGCATTTCATCAAAATTTGTTAACAAGCATTAAGATTCCTTCGAGCATTTCGACGATAGGGGACGCTGCCTTTTTATTTAATCAATTAACGAGTGTGGAGTTCGAAACCCCATTAAATATAACAACAACAGGAACACATGTATTCGCATATAATCGATTAACAAACATAGAAATCCCATCAACACTTACGGAAATAAAGAGAGGTGTATTTTCTAATAATCAGTTAACAAGTGTACAAATTCCATCAAGCATTACAATGATAGATGAAGGAGCATTTGAAAATAATCGATTAACAAGTGTTGAATTCGAGAACCCCTCCAATGTTAAAATAATAGATGGAGTTGTATTTAAAAATAACCAATTAACAAGTATTGAAATTCCATCAAGTGTTGAGACAATTCACTATGATGCTTTTATTGAAAACAACCTAGATTATGTAATATTTCATGGAAAGCCTCAGTTCTTGTCTGACCAAACTCCATTTGATCAGCAATACAAGAAAGGAAAAACATTCTATGGATGGTTCGAAGACGAGGACTATACTATAAAATGGTCTAACACTGTACCACAGCCAATGACAATATATGCGATGTGGGATTTACCTAACAATTGTACCGTCACCTTTGATACAAATGGAGGTAACATTGTTCCATCCGAAACAACTAAGTGTGGAAATCTGTTAATTGAACCGACTAATCCAAAGAAGACCGGCTATACATTTTCAGGGTGGTATAAAAATAAAGAACTGACAGAACCGTGGGACTTCCATCAAAATGTCGTAACAAAAGACATCACGCTATACGCCAAATGGTCGAAAGCAAGCTATATCGTTACGTTTGATGCCAATGGCGGAAGTGAAGTTCCATCCCAGTCAGTAGAATATGGTGAATTAATAAAAACCCCATCCACTTCAGTAAAAGCAGGATACACATTCGGAGGTTGGTATAAAGACAAAGGTTTAACAGAGGCGTGGGATTTTGCAAAAGACGTAGTGACAGAAAATGTTACGTTGTATGCGAAATGGACAAAGGATAACACGTCGGGTGGAGGATCTGGTGGCTCAGGAGGCTCTGGTGGAGGTTCATCGAACTATAAAATTACCTTTGACTCCAATGGTGGAAGTGAAGTGCCACCCCAAACAGTCGGCTATAACGACCTTGTGAAAACCCCTGCCACTCCAGTGAAAGACGGCTATCATTTTGATGGCTGGTATAAGGAAACGGCGCTTAACAATGCATGGGACTTTGCGAAAGATAAAGTAACCGCAGACATAACGTTGTATGCGAAATGGACAAAGGACTATATGGTTACATTTGATTCAAATGGAGGTAGTGAAATTCCATCGCAAACAGTGCCGTATAAAGCTTTAGTGAAAGCTCCTTCTAATCCGAAGAAGGAAGGCTACCTATTTATCGGCTGGTATAAAAATGAAAATTTCACAAAAGCATGGGATTTTGCAAAAGATGTTGTTACAGAAGACCTAACATTATATGCGCGATGGATGAAGGAAAGCCACGGTTGTGACATTACTTTCAAGGATGTTGATCAAAACTGGGCACAAGATATGATTAAAGAAGTTGCCGAGCGATGCATTATTATAGGTTTTCCAGATGGCACTTTCCGACCAAATGATATGATTCAACGTCAACACGTAGTGCTTATGATTGACCGTGCATTACAACCAGCACCAATTCGAGACGCTGTAGCCTTTTCAGATGTCCCTAAAAGTCATGTGAATTATGAACAAATTACACGACTACAACGAGCGGGTATCGTGGATGGTTCAAATGGAGCATTTCGACCAAATGCTTCTATAACACGTGCCGAAATGGCAAAAGTAATAGTGCTTGCATTTGGTTTAACGCCAGAAGGCGATAGTACATTCAAGGATGTCGATCCATCGCACTGGGCGAGTGAATATATTGCCGCTTTAGCAGACAATAACATTGCACTAGGCGATGAAAACGGTAATTTTAGACCTAATGAAAACCTAACACGTGCAGAATTTACGGCGATTATATATCGAGCACTCGGTTTATAAGTCTTACCATAAAGGGAGATGTATCATAATTTGATACATCTCTTTTTTGATAAAATTTTGATCTAAAAAGTAGATTGTTTTTATATTTTTTATGCATAATGAGCATCGTTTATTGCTTTTTTTACAAAGGTCATTGTATAATTCTTTTATCAGAAAATTCAATTAAATGGGAGGAGTGATTAAATGAAAAAGTTTTTTAACTCAAAATTTGAAACGTATTTAATGGATCAGGAGCTGGAATTTACTATGGAAGAGGAAAAAAATGAGGAGCAACTAACAATGATACATTATGAAGAATATCCAGAAGGTTTTTTTACAAGTTTATAATATTTATTTGAGGGACTGTGCTAAAGGTAGAAATTACTTTTAACACAGTCCTTTGTTTTTTATATATATTATTCATTTTTGGATCATCATCATAGCGTGTGGTTGATTTCCGTTCCGACTGGACTGGGCGCTTTGTTGCTGACGCTTCGCTTTCGCACAGAGCAAAGCTTCCAGGGGGCTTCCGATGAGCCGCTTTACTCGCGATGCTCGCTCCAGGGTCTCGGGCCAACACGATGTTGGTCACTCAGTCGTTACCCCAGGACGTGGCGTTCTTAGACTGATTTCCTCTATTTCAGTAGGCGTTTGGACACCCACTGAAAGGGAACCACATCCGTATTCATCTCACCACCTTAAGAGGTAGGAGTCTTCTACTGAATGAAGATAA of Lysinibacillus agricola contains these proteins:
- a CDS encoding leucine-rich repeat protein → MKKAFLLLAATLLVFSQLSLGSVSVYATSNGENNIVMPNDQKNENEGSNNEDETATSSDNDYITKSVDGGIAITGYTGESTDIVIPDVIKGQRVVAIEEKAFNEKGLTSVKIPSTVTSIKNNAFSNNLLTSVEIPSSVTTMEVGAFYENQLTSVTIPEDIPVIEAMVFANNQLTSVEIPSSVTSIQNYAFTNNRLTRVDISSNVTSIGTGAFFINQLTTVEIPSSVIAIEAEAFARNELTHVTIPSSVQTIGELAFYQNRIIKLEFEQDPSSNLKTIGEKAFRKNQIPSVKIPSSVATIEEAAFSYNQLTNVEFDYGASSNLKEIGKYAFHQNLLTSIKIPSSISTIGDAAFLFNQLTSVEFETPLNITTTGTHVFAYNRLTNIEIPSTLTEIKRGVFSNNQLTSVQIPSSITMIDEGAFENNRLTSVEFENPSNVKIIDGVVFKNNQLTSIEIPSSVETIHYDAFIENNLDYVIFHGKPQFLSDQTPFDQQYKKGKTFYGWFEDEDYTIKWSNTVPQPMTIYAMWDLPNNCTVTFDTNGGNIVPSETTKCGNLLIEPTNPKKTGYTFSGWYKNKELTEPWDFHQNVVTKDITLYAKWSKASYIVTFDANGGSEVPSQSVEYGELIKTPSTSVKAGYTFGGWYKDKGLTEAWDFAKDVVTENVTLYAKWTKDNTSGGGSGGSGGSGGGSSNYKITFDSNGGSEVPPQTVGYNDLVKTPATPVKDGYHFDGWYKETALNNAWDFAKDKVTADITLYAKWTKDYMVTFDSNGGSEIPSQTVPYKALVKAPSNPKKEGYLFIGWYKNENFTKAWDFAKDVVTEDLTLYARWMKESHGCDITFKDVDQNWAQDMIKEVAERCIIIGFPDGTFRPNDMIQRQHVVLMIDRALQPAPIRDAVAFSDVPKSHVNYEQITRLQRAGIVDGSNGAFRPNASITRAEMAKVIVLAFGLTPEGDSTFKDVDPSHWASEYIAALADNNIALGDENGNFRPNENLTRAEFTAIIYRALGL